Proteins from a genomic interval of Methanofollis formosanus:
- a CDS encoding aldo/keto reductase, with the protein MGCMRLPKTPGGRVDEAAAVALIRAAIDAGATYIDTAWPYHDGESEGIVGRALQDGYRERAFLATKLPSWKVESREDMDRYLDEQLRRLGTDHLDAYLVHALTRRRWNKLWDLEVDTFLEEAKADGRIRYAGFSFHDDFSTFKRIVDEYAWDLCQVQYNYLDEHYQAGTEGIRYAAEKGIAVVVMEPLRGGLLAQKPPEEVEEIFAAAPVRRSPAGWGLAWVFDHPEVTTVLSGMGTMDELDENLAAAEAVRPGALSPEEHGVVDAVREVYRTRLAVPCTGCRYCMPCPCGVNIPECFAQVNNASLYDDPRYAAFFYRSLLGEGGLASWCTECGMCLSLCPQGIEIPDVLKEAVSLFET; encoded by the coding sequence ATGGGATGCATGCGCCTGCCGAAGACGCCAGGGGGCCGGGTCGACGAAGCGGCGGCCGTCGCCCTGATCCGGGCGGCCATCGACGCCGGGGCCACCTACATCGACACCGCCTGGCCGTACCACGACGGCGAGAGCGAGGGGATCGTCGGCCGCGCCCTTCAGGACGGCTACCGGGAGCGGGCCTTCCTCGCGACCAAACTCCCCTCCTGGAAGGTGGAGAGCCGCGAGGACATGGACCGCTACCTCGACGAACAACTCCGCCGTCTCGGCACCGACCACCTCGACGCCTACCTGGTCCACGCCCTCACCCGCCGACGGTGGAACAAACTCTGGGACCTCGAGGTCGACACCTTCCTCGAGGAGGCGAAGGCCGACGGGAGGATCCGGTACGCCGGGTTCTCGTTCCACGACGACTTCTCGACCTTCAAGCGGATCGTCGACGAGTACGCCTGGGACCTCTGCCAGGTGCAGTACAACTACCTGGACGAACACTATCAGGCCGGGACCGAGGGGATCCGGTACGCCGCAGAGAAAGGCATCGCCGTCGTCGTGATGGAACCCCTGCGCGGCGGCCTCCTCGCCCAGAAACCGCCCGAAGAGGTGGAAGAAATCTTTGCCGCCGCCCCGGTGCGCCGGAGCCCCGCCGGGTGGGGCCTTGCCTGGGTCTTCGACCACCCGGAGGTGACGACCGTCCTCTCGGGGATGGGGACGATGGACGAACTCGACGAGAACCTCGCGGCCGCCGAGGCCGTCCGGCCCGGTGCGCTCTCGCCCGAAGAGCATGGGGTCGTCGACGCCGTGCGGGAGGTCTACCGGACGCGGCTCGCCGTCCCGTGCACCGGGTGCCGGTACTGCATGCCCTGCCCGTGCGGCGTGAACATCCCCGAGTGCTTCGCCCAGGTGAACAACGCCTCGCTGTACGACGATCCCAGATATGCGGCGTTCTTCTACCGCTCGCTCCTCGGCGAGGGGGGTCTGGCCTCGTGGTGCACCGAATGCGGGATGTGCCTCTCCCTCTGCCCGCAGGGGATCGAGATCCCCGATGTGCTCAAGGAGGCCGTCTCGCTCTTCGAAAC
- the larC gene encoding nickel pincer cofactor biosynthesis protein LarC gives MKTLLIDPRVGGIAGDMLVAALVDLTGSTEPLFTLAGAIAALPGCSTFDVSVTETENGIRAKRLSIEIAEERSGSDGDLAAAMEEVIGAVGLSSRAAATARAVLTDLIEAEKRLHPAGFSRHTVASADTIFDILGPLLLMEEAGLLGCPVYATPPALGGGTVPTGRGEVGGPAPAALEICAMHRIPIAESALAMELTTPTGAALLANLAIVRDRFPAMVPTRIGYGAGTRENNGRPNLLRIVEGEVGDLVEERIVILETNLDDITGETVGYTFERLFAAGAVDVFVTPAIGKKQRPVQVLSVITDHARYPDLIRILMDETGTLGVRVREEPRLVADRSREAVEVAVAGQTFRVRVKTSCTGGRVVAVKPEYEDMKEIALTLGIPFRQVAGEVHRQIPAVRNE, from the coding sequence ATGAAGACGCTGCTCATCGACCCCCGGGTGGGGGGGATTGCCGGCGATATGCTCGTCGCTGCGCTGGTCGACCTCACGGGTTCGACAGAACCCCTCTTCACTCTTGCCGGAGCGATCGCCGCTCTGCCCGGATGTTCGACCTTCGATGTAAGCGTCACCGAGACCGAGAACGGGATCAGGGCGAAGAGACTCTCGATTGAGATTGCCGAGGAGAGGAGCGGGTCGGACGGCGACCTCGCGGCGGCGATGGAGGAAGTGATCGGTGCCGTCGGCCTCTCCAGCAGGGCGGCGGCGACGGCCAGGGCCGTGCTGACTGACCTGATCGAGGCAGAGAAGAGGCTGCACCCCGCGGGGTTCTCCCGCCACACCGTTGCTTCGGCCGACACGATCTTCGACATCCTCGGGCCGCTCCTCCTGATGGAGGAGGCCGGGCTTTTGGGCTGTCCGGTATATGCGACCCCGCCGGCCCTCGGGGGCGGGACGGTCCCGACCGGCAGGGGCGAGGTCGGCGGTCCGGCGCCCGCCGCTCTTGAGATCTGCGCGATGCACCGGATCCCGATCGCGGAGAGTGCGCTTGCGATGGAACTCACCACCCCGACCGGTGCCGCCCTCCTCGCCAACCTGGCAATCGTCCGGGACCGCTTCCCGGCGATGGTCCCCACCCGCATCGGGTATGGTGCGGGCACCCGCGAGAACAACGGGCGGCCGAACCTCCTGCGGATCGTCGAGGGGGAGGTTGGGGATCTGGTGGAAGAGCGGATCGTGATCCTGGAGACCAACCTCGACGACATCACCGGGGAGACGGTCGGGTATACCTTCGAGCGACTCTTTGCGGCCGGCGCGGTGGACGTCTTCGTCACCCCGGCGATCGGGAAGAAGCAGCGGCCGGTGCAGGTGCTCTCGGTGATCACCGATCATGCCCGGTACCCGGACCTGATCAGGATCCTGATGGACGAGACCGGTACCCTGGGAGTGCGGGTGCGGGAAGAGCCGCGGCTCGTCGCCGACCGCTCACGCGAGGCGGTGGAGGTCGCGGTGGCCGGGCAGACCTTCCGGGTGCGGGTGAAGACCTCGTGCACCGGCGGGCGGGTGGTGGCGGTCAAGCCCGAGTACGAGGACATGAAGGAGATCGCCCTCACCCTCGGCATCCCGTTCAGGCAGGTGGCCGGAGAGGTGCACCGGCAGATCCCGGCCGTCCGCAACGAATAG
- a CDS encoding HIT family protein encodes MPCPFCDPVPEEIVAGNDLAYARADRYPVSPGHTLIIPYRHVPTFFEATDEEKTAILALISTCRDRIEEAYRPDGYNIGVNVGAAAGQTVMHLHVHLIPRYAGDVPDPRGGVRGVIPEKKAYP; translated from the coding sequence ATGCCCTGTCCCTTCTGCGACCCCGTGCCCGAGGAGATCGTCGCCGGCAACGACCTGGCCTATGCCCGGGCCGATCGCTACCCGGTCTCTCCTGGCCACACCCTGATCATCCCGTACCGCCATGTCCCCACCTTTTTCGAGGCGACCGACGAGGAGAAGACGGCCATCCTCGCCCTTATCTCGACGTGCCGGGACCGCATCGAGGAGGCGTATCGTCCTGACGGCTATAACATCGGGGTGAATGTCGGCGCCGCTGCCGGGCAGACGGTGATGCACCTCCACGTCCATCTCATCCCCCGCTATGCCGGGGACGTCCCTGATCCGCGGGGGGGGGTGCGGGGAGTGATCCCGGAGAAGAAGGCGTATCCGTGA